One window of Robiginitalea biformata HTCC2501 genomic DNA carries:
- the ettA gene encoding energy-dependent translational throttle protein EttA, with amino-acid sequence MSDDKKVIFSMSGVTKTYKNANTPVLKDIYLSFFYGAKIGILGLNGSGKSTLLRIIAGEDSNYQGNVVFSPGYTVGYLEQEPHLDDDKTVLEVVREGAAETVRILDEYNKINDMFGLPEVYEDADKMQQLMDKQAKLQDQIDAAGAWELDSKLELAMDALRTPEPDKKIGVLSGGERRRVALCRLLLQEPDVLLLDEPTNHLDAESVHWLEHHLAQYKGTVIAVTHDRYFLDNVAGWILELDRGEGIPWKGNYSSWLEQKAKRLAQEQKQASKRQKTLERELEWVRQSPKGRQAKQKARLNNYDKLLSQDQKQLDEKLEIYIPNGPRLGTQVIEAKGVSKAYGDKLLYEDLNFRLPQAGIVGVIGPNGAGKTTIFRMIMGEETPDKGNFEVGETVKIAYVDQSHADIDPDKTIWQNFSDSQELINMGGRQVNSRAYLSRFNFSGSEQNKKVSMLSGGERNRLHLAMTLKEEGNVLLLDEPTNDLDVNTLRALEEGLDNFAGCAVVISHDRWFLDRICTHILAFEGNSQVYFFEGSFSDYEENRKKRLGADSIPKRIKYKKLVRD; translated from the coding sequence ATGTCTGACGACAAAAAGGTCATTTTCTCCATGTCTGGAGTGACCAAAACCTATAAAAACGCGAATACCCCGGTACTCAAGGATATCTACCTGAGTTTCTTCTATGGGGCAAAAATCGGCATCCTCGGCCTGAACGGTTCCGGGAAATCCACCTTGTTGCGCATTATCGCCGGGGAGGATTCAAATTACCAGGGGAATGTGGTTTTCTCCCCGGGCTATACCGTGGGCTACCTGGAACAGGAACCCCATCTGGACGACGACAAGACTGTCCTGGAGGTAGTCCGGGAAGGAGCCGCGGAAACCGTACGTATCCTGGACGAGTACAATAAGATTAACGATATGTTCGGGCTGCCCGAGGTGTATGAAGATGCGGATAAGATGCAACAGCTCATGGACAAACAGGCCAAGCTGCAGGACCAGATAGACGCAGCGGGGGCCTGGGAACTCGATTCGAAACTGGAATTGGCCATGGATGCGCTCCGCACGCCGGAGCCGGATAAAAAGATCGGCGTCCTTTCCGGCGGGGAACGCCGTCGCGTGGCATTGTGCCGCCTGCTGCTGCAAGAGCCCGATGTGCTCCTGCTGGACGAGCCCACAAACCACCTGGATGCTGAATCCGTACATTGGCTGGAACACCACCTGGCCCAGTACAAGGGAACGGTTATTGCGGTTACCCACGACCGGTATTTTCTGGACAACGTGGCCGGTTGGATCCTGGAACTGGACCGGGGAGAGGGAATTCCCTGGAAAGGGAATTATTCCAGCTGGCTGGAGCAGAAGGCCAAGCGCCTTGCCCAGGAACAGAAGCAGGCGAGCAAGCGCCAGAAAACCCTGGAGCGCGAATTGGAATGGGTGCGCCAGAGTCCCAAGGGCCGCCAGGCCAAACAGAAGGCCCGTCTGAACAACTACGACAAGCTCCTTAGCCAGGACCAGAAACAACTGGACGAAAAACTGGAAATCTACATCCCGAACGGCCCGCGCCTGGGCACCCAGGTCATCGAGGCAAAAGGAGTGAGCAAGGCGTATGGGGATAAATTGCTCTATGAAGACCTGAATTTCCGGTTGCCCCAGGCGGGAATTGTCGGGGTGATTGGCCCGAACGGGGCTGGTAAAACGACGATTTTCCGGATGATCATGGGCGAAGAAACCCCCGATAAGGGGAATTTTGAGGTAGGGGAGACTGTTAAGATCGCCTACGTGGACCAGAGCCATGCGGACATCGACCCGGATAAAACCATTTGGCAGAATTTCAGCGATTCCCAGGAGCTGATCAATATGGGGGGGCGGCAGGTCAATTCAAGGGCCTACCTTAGCCGCTTTAATTTTTCCGGGAGCGAACAAAATAAAAAGGTCAGCATGCTCTCCGGTGGCGAACGCAACCGGCTTCACCTGGCGATGACCCTGAAAGAAGAGGGCAACGTACTCCTGCTGGACGAGCCCACCAACGACCTGGATGTCAACACGCTACGTGCCCTGGAGGAAGGCCTCGACAATTTTGCCGGTTGTGCAGTGGTCATATCGCACGACCGCTGGTTCCTCGACAGGATTTGCACCCATATCCTGGCATTTGAAGGGAATTCACAGGTCTACTTTTTTGAGGGCTCCTTCTCGGATTACGAAGAAAACCGCAAAAAACGACTGGGGGCCGACAGCATTCCCAAGCGCATCAAATACAAGAAACTCGTCCGGGACTAA
- a CDS encoding M16 family metallopeptidase: protein MKNSLLNLIALLLPLVFLTGQEKQQPPKGGTPKNFSLPEKETIAFDNGLELVLIPYGSIPKANIQVSVKTGNIHEGPDQIWLSDLMADLMEEGSTSRTARQIADEMAGMGGNLNIGVGAHHTTLSASVLYEFAPDAIEVLADVLRQPSWPEGELDRLKGDMKRNLAVQLSRPRSQAYRDFMASIYPDHAYGRVFPTEEMIDSYTVADIRAFYEAQVGARRTTVYVAGNFDAEAVRAAVRNALADWREGPEEFYPVAEAAPAEVVKIIDRPGAPQSTIYYGLPVPDPSQEDFLALDVTNSILGGSFASRITSNIREDKGYTYSPTSIYDTNYKTALWYERADVTTEHTGASIAEIKKEISRLQEEPPTPEELEGIINYESGIFVLQNSSPSGIIGQLVFLDTHELDESFLENKVANMHAVTPEKIMELTRKYIRLENMTLIVVGDKAKIESQLQETVELPLKQ from the coding sequence ATGAAAAATTCCCTGTTGAACCTGATTGCGCTGCTCCTGCCGTTGGTATTTCTCACCGGCCAGGAAAAACAGCAGCCCCCAAAGGGAGGAACCCCTAAAAATTTCAGCCTCCCCGAGAAAGAGACGATTGCCTTTGACAACGGCCTGGAACTGGTACTTATCCCGTACGGGTCCATCCCCAAAGCGAATATCCAGGTCTCCGTAAAGACGGGGAATATCCATGAAGGGCCCGACCAAATCTGGCTCAGCGACCTGATGGCCGACCTGATGGAAGAAGGAAGCACCTCGCGTACTGCCAGGCAGATCGCGGATGAGATGGCCGGAATGGGCGGCAACCTGAATATTGGGGTAGGCGCCCACCACACCACCCTGTCTGCTTCCGTTCTCTATGAATTTGCCCCGGACGCCATCGAAGTCCTGGCGGATGTCCTCCGGCAACCCAGCTGGCCGGAAGGGGAGCTCGATCGACTCAAGGGAGATATGAAACGCAACCTGGCGGTTCAGCTATCCCGACCCCGTTCCCAGGCCTACCGGGATTTTATGGCGAGTATTTACCCGGACCACGCCTATGGCCGGGTATTCCCGACGGAAGAGATGATCGATTCCTATACTGTTGCGGACATCCGGGCTTTTTACGAGGCCCAGGTGGGTGCCAGGCGCACCACCGTCTATGTGGCCGGGAACTTCGATGCTGAAGCAGTCAGGGCGGCCGTCCGGAATGCACTCGCGGATTGGCGTGAAGGCCCCGAAGAGTTTTATCCGGTGGCGGAAGCTGCGCCGGCTGAAGTCGTGAAGATCATTGACCGCCCCGGGGCGCCGCAGTCTACCATTTATTACGGATTACCCGTGCCGGATCCGTCCCAGGAAGACTTCCTTGCACTGGATGTCACGAATTCCATTCTCGGCGGCTCTTTTGCGTCGAGGATCACCAGCAATATCCGGGAGGACAAGGGGTACACGTACTCCCCCACGAGCATCTATGACACGAACTACAAAACGGCCCTGTGGTACGAACGGGCCGATGTAACCACGGAGCATACCGGCGCTTCAATAGCCGAAATCAAGAAAGAAATCTCCAGACTGCAGGAGGAGCCTCCCACCCCCGAGGAACTCGAAGGCATCATCAACTATGAATCCGGGATCTTCGTCCTGCAGAATTCGAGCCCATCCGGGATCATCGGCCAACTCGTATTTTTGGACACCCATGAACTGGACGAATCCTTTTTGGAGAACAAGGTGGCCAATATGCACGCGGTTACCCCGGAAAAGATCATGGAACTCACCCGGAAATACATCCGGCTGGAGAATATGACCCTGATCGTCGTGGGCGATAAGGCAAAAATCGAGAGCCAGCTACAGGAGACAGTAGAACTCCCGCTGAAACAGTAA
- a CDS encoding acyl-CoA carboxylase subunit beta, translating to MDEKFNKNEDQNRLKLSELRKRYARIRKGGGDKRIEKLHADGKMTARERIEYLLDNPEEAIEIGAFAGYNMYEEYGGCPSGGVVVKIGKVAGRLCVVVANDATVKAGAWFPITGKKNLRAQEIAIENRLPIIYLVDSAGVFLPMQDEIFPDKEHFGRIFRNNAVMSSLGIPQVAAVMGSCVAGGAYLPIMSDEALIVEKTGSIFLAGSYLVKAAIGETVDNETLGGATTHCEISGVTDYKAKDDKDALDRIRKVFDKMGSRDSAGFDRAEPKKPAEDPQTLHGVLPASRSEPYDMVEIIRRLTDGSEFEQYKEGFGKSLLCGYARIDGWAVGIVANQRKVTKTAKGEMRIGGVIYSDSADKATRFIANCNQKRIPLVFLQDVTGFMVGSKSEHGGIIKDGAKMVNAVSNSVVPKFTVIIGNSYGAGNYAMCGKAYDPRLIVSWPGAELAVMSGNSAAKVLLQIETAALKKKGETITPEKEKELFEKIKKRYDEQISPYYAAARLWTDAIIDPADTRHWISTGIEAANHAPIERDFNMGVLQV from the coding sequence ATGGATGAAAAATTCAACAAAAACGAAGACCAGAACCGATTGAAGCTCTCCGAATTGCGTAAACGCTATGCCCGTATCCGCAAAGGCGGTGGCGACAAGCGGATCGAAAAGCTCCATGCAGATGGCAAGATGACCGCCCGCGAACGGATTGAGTACCTGTTGGACAACCCGGAAGAGGCCATTGAAATTGGTGCCTTTGCAGGCTACAACATGTACGAGGAATACGGCGGCTGCCCCAGCGGCGGGGTGGTTGTGAAAATTGGCAAGGTGGCCGGCAGGCTTTGCGTGGTGGTAGCCAATGACGCCACAGTCAAGGCGGGAGCCTGGTTTCCCATCACCGGGAAGAAGAACCTGCGGGCCCAGGAAATCGCCATCGAGAACCGGTTACCCATTATCTATCTGGTGGACAGTGCTGGCGTCTTCCTCCCCATGCAGGACGAAATCTTCCCGGACAAGGAACATTTTGGGCGCATCTTCCGGAACAACGCGGTGATGAGCAGCCTGGGTATCCCGCAAGTGGCCGCGGTTATGGGCAGTTGTGTGGCCGGGGGGGCGTACCTCCCGATCATGAGCGACGAGGCGCTCATCGTGGAGAAAACCGGCAGCATTTTCCTGGCCGGCAGCTACCTGGTTAAAGCGGCCATCGGGGAGACCGTCGACAACGAGACCCTCGGCGGTGCCACCACGCACTGCGAGATCAGCGGGGTAACGGACTACAAGGCCAAGGACGATAAGGATGCCCTGGACCGCATCCGTAAAGTATTCGATAAAATGGGCAGCCGGGATTCGGCCGGGTTTGACCGGGCTGAGCCGAAAAAACCGGCCGAGGACCCACAGACCCTGCATGGGGTATTACCGGCATCCCGCTCGGAACCCTACGACATGGTCGAAATTATCCGGCGGCTTACGGACGGATCGGAATTTGAACAGTACAAGGAAGGTTTTGGAAAATCGCTGTTGTGCGGCTATGCGCGGATTGACGGCTGGGCGGTTGGTATTGTCGCCAACCAACGCAAGGTGACCAAAACTGCCAAGGGAGAAATGCGTATTGGCGGCGTCATCTACTCGGATTCGGCAGACAAGGCTACGCGTTTTATCGCCAATTGCAACCAAAAACGGATCCCGCTCGTTTTCCTGCAGGATGTCACCGGTTTCATGGTGGGCAGCAAGAGCGAACACGGGGGTATTATCAAGGACGGTGCAAAAATGGTCAATGCCGTGAGTAATTCCGTCGTGCCCAAATTCACCGTCATTATCGGAAATAGCTACGGGGCCGGGAATTACGCCATGTGCGGGAAGGCCTATGACCCGCGCCTGATCGTTTCCTGGCCGGGGGCCGAACTCGCCGTAATGAGCGGGAACAGCGCCGCCAAGGTGTTGTTGCAGATTGAAACGGCCGCCCTGAAGAAAAAAGGGGAAACCATCACCCCGGAGAAAGAAAAAGAACTGTTCGAAAAAATAAAAAAGCGATACGACGAACAGATATCTCCTTACTACGCGGCAGCCCGTCTCTGGACGGACGCCATCATCGACCCGGCCGATACGCGTCACTGGATCAGCACCGGCATCGAAGCGGCCAACCACGCCCCTATTGAGCGCGATTTTAACATGGGGGTGTTGCAGGTCTGA
- a CDS encoding CAL67264 family membrane protein, with product MKDKNTVLAWATVIMIIVGLGLIALGAFRYDEIAGWGFASVGIGFFAIAWVFNALKGRV from the coding sequence ATGAAAGATAAGAACACAGTACTGGCCTGGGCAACGGTTATTATGATCATTGTAGGGCTTGGGCTCATCGCCCTCGGGGCATTCCGGTACGATGAAATAGCCGGATGGGGATTTGCTTCAGTGGGCATTGGATTTTTTGCGATTGCCTGGGTTTTCAATGCCCTGAAAGGACGGGTTTAG
- a CDS encoding M16 family metallopeptidase, which translates to MKISFLRHTLLGLGALLLVACAGETEKPATASEFSVPVTYYQLDNGLKVILSRDTTAPTVIVAVYYNIGFRIEPKDRTGFAHLFEHMMFQGSENLGKMEFIKLVQQNGGVLNGSTRFDFTNYFEIVPSHKLETMLWAEADRMRGLDITQENLSNQQGVVKNEVKVNVLNQPYGGFPWLDMPQYANENWYNAHNFYGDLEDLDAANLEDVQSFFNTYYSPNNAALAVVGDFEEAEARAWIEQYFGDIPSAEIPPQPDISEPRQEEEKSFVKNDSLANKPALAVAYHMPQRNSPEYYAMGLLDQILVQGDNGLLVQKLENEKGFTSNVSGGINYLGNMFNYKGPMLWMYDLTYDNDTSQEEVLAAIEEVMSGLKDRLTQEMLDQAIVKIRSQLYDNLGGSFGLGRADLLCSFALFDDNPGRINSLEDEFRNIDLETVRKTVDEYLRPGNRTVLVTNPLLAANEKTE; encoded by the coding sequence ATGAAAATTTCCTTTCTGAGGCATACGCTACTGGGCCTGGGCGCCCTGCTGCTGGTTGCCTGCGCGGGTGAAACCGAAAAGCCGGCTACTGCCTCCGAATTCTCTGTGCCCGTAACCTATTACCAACTGGACAACGGCCTGAAAGTCATCCTCTCGCGGGATACCACGGCCCCGACAGTGATAGTTGCGGTCTACTACAACATTGGTTTCCGCATCGAACCAAAGGACCGGACGGGTTTTGCCCATTTATTTGAACACATGATGTTCCAGGGTTCAGAAAACCTCGGAAAAATGGAGTTTATCAAACTCGTCCAACAGAACGGCGGGGTCCTCAATGGGTCCACGCGATTCGATTTCACGAACTATTTTGAAATCGTCCCGTCCCACAAACTCGAAACCATGCTATGGGCCGAAGCCGACCGGATGCGGGGCCTGGATATTACACAGGAAAACCTGTCCAACCAGCAGGGGGTGGTGAAAAATGAAGTGAAGGTCAATGTGCTCAACCAACCCTACGGGGGGTTCCCCTGGCTCGATATGCCCCAGTATGCCAACGAAAACTGGTATAATGCCCATAACTTCTACGGCGACCTGGAGGACCTGGATGCCGCCAACCTGGAAGATGTCCAAAGTTTTTTCAATACCTACTACTCCCCCAACAATGCGGCCCTTGCCGTGGTAGGCGATTTTGAGGAGGCCGAAGCCCGTGCCTGGATTGAGCAGTATTTCGGGGACATCCCGTCGGCGGAGATTCCGCCGCAACCGGATATTTCGGAACCCCGTCAGGAGGAAGAAAAGTCTTTTGTCAAAAACGACTCCCTCGCAAACAAGCCCGCCCTGGCCGTGGCCTATCACATGCCTCAGCGCAACTCGCCGGAATATTATGCCATGGGGCTCCTGGACCAGATACTCGTGCAGGGGGACAACGGCCTGCTGGTTCAGAAACTTGAAAATGAAAAAGGCTTTACCTCCAATGTCAGCGGGGGGATCAACTATCTGGGCAATATGTTTAATTATAAAGGCCCCATGCTCTGGATGTACGACCTGACCTATGACAACGACACCAGCCAGGAAGAAGTCCTGGCAGCCATCGAAGAAGTCATGTCGGGGCTGAAGGACCGCCTGACCCAGGAAATGCTCGACCAGGCGATCGTAAAGATCCGTTCGCAGCTCTACGATAACCTGGGGGGCTCCTTTGGGCTCGGAAGGGCCGATTTGCTTTGCAGTTTCGCGCTTTTTGACGACAATCCCGGCCGGATCAACTCCCTGGAGGATGAATTCCGGAATATCGACCTGGAAACCGTCCGCAAAACCGTAGATGAGTACCTGAGGCCAGGCAACCGGACTGTTTTGGTAACCAACCCGCTCCTGGCAGCAAATGAAAAAACCGAATAA
- a CDS encoding AMP-binding protein produces MKEAYHPRFQLEGQSFEYSDLKEVAYSLVKEGEPFEKDLGDFLMDWVSDAPYIVQHTSGSTGPPKPIRLAKSALVAGAGQTGEFLGLPAGTRALCCLPFSTIAGKMMLIRALVLGWDIVPVAPSSDPLADVSGRFDFTAMVPLQLRASLSKLDRIDKLIVGGAPVPASLLEILPRQGTEIWETYGMTETGSHVALRKLKPIPPGTNPEEELPPYRALEGISFSLDDRGCLVIASEDRFEKPVVTNDLVSLEGDDSLCWLGRWDHVINSGGVKLIAEQLENRLSAVLSCRYFVAGEPDERLGERLVLYVEGQHDTGELLDRIKASGKFTEYEIPREIYTVEKFAQTGTGKIDRSASENLKSES; encoded by the coding sequence ATGAAGGAAGCTTACCACCCGCGTTTTCAACTCGAAGGTCAGTCATTTGAATATTCAGACCTGAAGGAAGTAGCGTACAGCCTGGTCAAGGAGGGGGAACCCTTTGAAAAAGACCTGGGGGACTTTTTGATGGATTGGGTCTCAGATGCCCCGTACATCGTACAGCATACCTCGGGATCCACGGGTCCCCCCAAACCGATCCGCCTGGCGAAATCCGCCCTGGTAGCGGGAGCGGGGCAAACGGGAGAATTCCTGGGCTTGCCGGCGGGCACCCGGGCCCTGTGTTGCCTCCCCTTTTCTACGATTGCCGGGAAAATGATGCTGATCCGCGCCCTGGTCCTTGGCTGGGACATCGTGCCCGTGGCACCTTCTTCGGACCCGCTTGCCGACGTCTCGGGCCGTTTCGATTTTACGGCCATGGTGCCCCTGCAACTGCGGGCTTCACTGAGTAAACTGGACCGGATTGACAAGCTGATTGTGGGCGGGGCCCCCGTCCCTGCCTCCCTGCTCGAAATACTGCCGCGGCAAGGCACGGAAATCTGGGAAACCTATGGCATGACCGAAACGGGGAGTCATGTGGCCTTGCGCAAACTGAAACCCATACCGCCGGGAACGAATCCCGAAGAGGAATTACCCCCCTACAGGGCCCTGGAGGGCATCTCCTTTAGTCTGGACGACCGGGGGTGTCTGGTAATTGCTTCCGAAGATCGGTTTGAAAAACCGGTAGTCACCAACGACCTCGTATCCCTTGAGGGGGATGACAGCCTGTGCTGGCTGGGCCGCTGGGACCACGTGATCAATTCCGGCGGGGTGAAACTCATTGCCGAACAACTCGAGAACCGATTGTCTGCCGTTCTCAGCTGCCGGTATTTTGTTGCCGGCGAACCGGATGAACGTCTCGGGGAGCGGCTTGTCCTGTATGTGGAAGGCCAGCACGATACCGGAGAACTCCTGGACCGTATCAAGGCTTCCGGGAAATTCACCGAATACGAAATCCCAAGGGAAATATACACTGTTGAAAAATTTGCCCAGACGGGGACGGGCAAAATCGACCGATCGGCCAGTGAAAACCTGAAATCTGAATCCTGA
- a CDS encoding M24 family metallopeptidase, translating into MKNSLLTFVLLIASITGARTQAVLPESERAAVVDELLERRLDSLLPELMEQSGIDMWVLISREYNEDPVLKTFLPATWLSARRRTILLFYRDPESGDMDRLAVARYNIGKSIQSAWDKEQQPDQWLRLMELIRERDPETIGLNFSEDHNIADGLDKTDYDAFMEYLPRKYRDRVVSAEDLAVGWIETRIPEEMPIYAHLVRITHNIIAEAFSDAVITPGRTTTSEVEWWMRQRVTDLGLDTWFHPTVDIQRSASELRGHLYSFSDRPEQQVIQPGDLLHCDFGINYLRLNTDCQQLAYVLRPGETQAPEFLEKALADGNRVQDILTGNMQAGRTGNEILARSLKAGRDEGLRPAIYTHPLGTYGHSAGTTIGMWDAQEGVSGADGTKHVLHKNTAYAIELNTTVTLPEWGRDIRVMLEEPGFYGSDGFVYPDGRQTRLHLIGAHRPELGN; encoded by the coding sequence ATGAAGAACTCCTTACTGACCTTTGTTCTGCTCATCGCCTCGATAACCGGGGCCCGTACCCAGGCCGTCCTGCCCGAATCCGAACGGGCAGCGGTGGTAGACGAACTCCTGGAACGCCGGCTGGATTCCCTCCTGCCCGAACTCATGGAGCAGAGCGGCATCGACATGTGGGTGCTGATTTCACGGGAATACAACGAGGACCCGGTTTTAAAGACGTTCCTGCCCGCTACCTGGCTCAGTGCCCGGAGGCGGACCATCCTGTTGTTCTACCGGGACCCCGAATCGGGCGATATGGATCGTCTGGCAGTTGCACGCTACAATATCGGAAAGAGCATCCAGTCTGCCTGGGACAAGGAACAACAACCGGACCAGTGGCTGCGGCTGATGGAATTGATCCGGGAGCGCGACCCGGAGACCATCGGCCTGAATTTTTCAGAGGACCACAATATAGCGGATGGCCTGGATAAGACGGATTACGATGCATTCATGGAGTATCTTCCCCGGAAATACCGGGACCGGGTGGTATCAGCTGAGGACCTGGCCGTGGGATGGATCGAAACGCGCATCCCGGAAGAAATGCCCATCTATGCCCACCTGGTGCGGATTACGCATAATATTATCGCGGAAGCTTTTTCCGATGCGGTGATCACCCCGGGCCGGACTACCACCTCCGAGGTGGAGTGGTGGATGCGCCAGCGCGTAACGGACCTGGGCCTGGATACCTGGTTCCACCCTACCGTCGATATCCAGAGGTCGGCCAGCGAGTTGCGCGGCCACCTGTATTCCTTTTCGGACCGTCCGGAACAACAGGTTATCCAGCCGGGCGACCTGTTGCATTGCGACTTTGGAATCAACTACCTGCGTCTCAACACGGATTGCCAGCAGCTGGCCTATGTCTTGCGACCGGGCGAAACCCAGGCGCCGGAATTCCTGGAAAAGGCCCTGGCCGACGGGAACCGGGTACAGGATATCCTCACCGGGAATATGCAGGCGGGCCGCACCGGGAATGAGATTCTTGCACGGTCCCTGAAAGCGGGCCGTGACGAAGGGCTTCGGCCCGCCATCTATACACATCCGCTGGGCACCTATGGTCATTCGGCAGGGACCACTATCGGCATGTGGGATGCCCAGGAGGGTGTCAGCGGGGCGGACGGAACCAAACACGTGTTGCATAAAAACACGGCCTACGCCATCGAATTGAATACCACGGTCACCCTGCCGGAATGGGGCCGGGATATCCGGGTCATGCTTGAGGAACCCGGCTTTTACGGCAGTGACGGCTTCGTGTACCCGGACGGCAGGCAGACCCGACTGCACCTGATTGGCGCGCACCGGCCTGAGCTTGGGAATTGA
- a CDS encoding Gfo/Idh/MocA family protein: MQKPIRWGILGPGKIAGSFARDLALVEGGRLTAVASRNAERAADFAREFGAEKSYGSYAELGGDPDVDIVYIATPHTFHLEHSLQMIRAGKNVLCEKPMGINQAQVRELVDAAREQGVFLMEALWSRFNPALVEAARLVGSGEIGKPAYLKADFAFAALDRDPKGRLLNPELAGGSLLDIGIYPVFLAYWFLGLPTGFKAVSHFHDTGVEKQIGLLFEYPQAIALLYSGLSSRSEMRAEISCEKASLYIEPRWHETDGFEIDREGEISGVELPTKGKGYTHEIEEVHSCLLAGELESSRWSLENSLELHGLLDRIRKECGIRFPGE, from the coding sequence ATGCAAAAACCCATCCGCTGGGGGATCCTCGGCCCCGGAAAGATCGCCGGTAGTTTTGCCCGAGACCTGGCACTTGTCGAAGGCGGGCGTTTAACCGCTGTGGCATCCCGAAACGCAGAACGGGCAGCCGATTTTGCCAGGGAATTCGGTGCAGAAAAGTCGTATGGGAGTTATGCCGAACTCGGGGGGGACCCGGACGTAGATATTGTCTACATCGCCACGCCTCACACATTCCACTTAGAACACAGCCTGCAGATGATCCGGGCCGGTAAAAACGTCCTCTGTGAAAAGCCCATGGGCATCAACCAGGCCCAGGTGCGCGAACTTGTGGATGCGGCGCGGGAACAGGGTGTATTTTTGATGGAGGCCCTCTGGAGCCGCTTCAACCCGGCACTCGTTGAAGCCGCCCGGTTGGTGGGGAGCGGGGAAATCGGGAAACCGGCCTACCTGAAGGCAGACTTTGCCTTTGCCGCCCTGGACCGGGACCCAAAAGGCCGCCTGCTAAACCCGGAACTGGCCGGGGGGTCCTTGCTGGATATCGGAATTTACCCGGTTTTCCTGGCGTATTGGTTCCTGGGGTTGCCCACGGGGTTCAAAGCCGTATCGCACTTCCACGATACGGGGGTGGAGAAGCAGATCGGATTGTTGTTTGAATACCCGCAGGCCATTGCACTCCTGTACAGCGGGTTGAGTTCCCGTTCCGAGATGCGGGCCGAAATTTCCTGCGAAAAGGCATCGCTGTATATAGAGCCGCGCTGGCATGAAACCGATGGGTTCGAAATCGACCGGGAAGGCGAAATTTCCGGCGTTGAACTGCCGACCAAAGGGAAGGGGTACACCCATGAAATCGAAGAGGTCCACAGCTGTTTGCTGGCCGGCGAGCTGGAGAGCAGTCGCTGGTCGCTGGAAAATAGCCTGGAGCTGCACGGGCTCCTGGACCGGATTCGCAAAGAGTGTGGAATCCGGTTTCCCGGGGAATAG
- a CDS encoding MBL fold metallo-hydrolase, whose amino-acid sequence MKINQNTRLHRLIVPALPLLAVLILFTACKEDKKADTPPDTQAESAEPGTTEASADLPVVHPVSHATAVLEWDGTTIYIDPVGDAARFTGYDAPDIVLVTDIHGDHFSSGTLEALPLEDARLIVPQAVAEQMQDALAAQAEILPNGSELEASGIRITAIPMYNLREEALDFHTKGRGNGYILEKNGTRVYFSGDTEDIPEMRSLKGIDMAFVCMNLPYTMPVESAANAVLAFAPERVYPYHYRGNPDVSDTGKFRELVEAGNPEIEVVQLDWYPGEDY is encoded by the coding sequence ATGAAAATAAATCAAAATACCCGGCTGCACCGCCTGATCGTACCCGCCTTGCCATTGCTCGCGGTCCTGATTCTTTTCACTGCCTGCAAGGAGGATAAGAAAGCAGATACGCCCCCGGACACTCAGGCAGAATCCGCGGAGCCCGGAACAACTGAAGCGTCCGCGGACTTACCCGTCGTACATCCTGTTTCCCATGCCACTGCCGTCCTGGAATGGGACGGTACCACCATTTATATCGACCCGGTTGGCGATGCCGCCCGCTTTACCGGTTACGACGCCCCGGACATTGTCCTGGTAACGGATATCCACGGCGACCACTTCAGTTCCGGGACCCTCGAGGCCCTGCCCCTTGAAGATGCCCGGCTGATTGTCCCGCAAGCCGTCGCCGAACAAATGCAGGATGCCCTGGCCGCCCAGGCGGAAATCCTACCGAACGGCTCTGAACTGGAGGCCTCCGGGATCCGCATCACCGCCATCCCCATGTACAACCTTCGGGAAGAGGCATTGGATTTCCATACAAAAGGGCGGGGCAACGGATACATTCTGGAGAAAAACGGTACGCGCGTGTACTTTTCAGGGGATACCGAGGACATCCCGGAAATGCGCTCCCTGAAGGGGATCGATATGGCATTTGTCTGTATGAACCTTCCCTATACGATGCCCGTGGAAAGTGCCGCCAACGCGGTTTTGGCATTTGCACCCGAACGGGTCTACCCCTACCACTACCGGGGCAACCCGGATGTCAGCGATACCGGGAAGTTTCGGGAGCTCGTGGAAGCCGGCAACCCCGAAATCGAGGTAGTCCAACTCGACTGGTACCCGGGGGAGGATTATTGA